A section of the Desulfobacteraceae bacterium genome encodes:
- the phnC gene encoding phosphonate ABC transporter ATP-binding protein, protein MTDSSPAAIEIEAVTKTFGSRQALRRVSLRIAAGEMVALIGPSGSGKSTLLRHVSGLLAGDRDSGSIRIFGRQVQKNGSISPDVRRIRSEVGFIFQQFNLVGRLPLLTNVMVGMLPRVGTWRSLLGWFSREEKRRAMEALDCVGLAEYAAQRASTLSGGQQQRAAIARAVEQRARIILADEPIASLDPESARMVMECLTALNRNNGVSVLVSLHQVQFALQYCPRSIAMKEGRIVFDGPSEALTAAALRNIYGLKSADCNLDGTTPIKLGLTGHRPVLAARA, encoded by the coding sequence ATGACCGATTCGTCCCCAGCCGCCATCGAGATCGAGGCCGTGACTAAAACCTTTGGCTCCCGTCAGGCCCTGCGCAGGGTCAGCCTGCGAATCGCGGCCGGCGAAATGGTCGCTCTGATCGGACCTTCCGGGTCCGGGAAATCCACCCTGCTGCGGCATGTGTCGGGACTGCTGGCCGGCGACCGGGACTCGGGCAGCATTCGTATCTTCGGCCGCCAGGTTCAAAAAAACGGTTCGATATCCCCCGACGTCCGGCGTATCCGCTCCGAAGTCGGTTTCATCTTTCAGCAGTTCAATCTCGTGGGGCGCCTGCCGCTGTTGACCAACGTCATGGTCGGGATGCTGCCGCGGGTCGGCACCTGGCGAAGCCTGCTGGGCTGGTTCAGCCGGGAGGAAAAACGGCGCGCCATGGAGGCCCTGGACTGTGTGGGCCTGGCGGAATATGCCGCCCAGCGGGCCAGCACCCTTTCCGGCGGGCAGCAGCAGCGGGCGGCCATCGCCAGAGCGGTGGAGCAGCGCGCGCGCATCATTCTGGCCGACGAGCCGATCGCTTCGCTGGACCCCGAATCGGCCCGCATGGTGATGGAGTGCCTCACGGCCCTCAACCGCAACAACGGCGTGAGCGTCCTGGTGAGTTTGCACCAGGTTCAGTTTGCGCTTCAATACTGTCCCCGCTCCATCGCCATGAAAGAGGGGCGGATCGTGTTCGACGGGCCCAGCGAAGCGCTGACGGCCGCCGCGCTGCGCAATATTTACGGGTTGAAGTCGGCTGACTGCAACCTCGACGGCACCACACCCATAAAACTTGGTCTAACCGGTCACCGGCCGGTCTTGGCCGCCCGGGCCTGA
- the phnD gene encoding phosphonate ABC transporter substrate-binding protein: MKSVLQALIFALIAVLAFSVGTPAAADDLKEITLGIIPTESSASAMTGFEPFRADMEKALGIPVKLFMAPDYAGVIEAMRFNKVQIAWFGNKSAIEAVNRADGEVFVQTVDVTGNPGYWSLIVVHKDSPFQTIEDIIRDGKNLTFGNGDPNSTSGYLIPTYYIWGQHGIDPAKHFKLVRNANHETNLMAVANKQVDFATNNTENWDKFAKAHPDMIKNVRIIWKSPLIPSDPMVWRKDLSKEWKSRIKGFFLAYGRIGAEKDKQLAVLKGMSSGWAPFPDSSNHQLLPIMEINFAKDKMKIQNSDAMAAEAKTQKMAEIDQHLAEIQSYSKLVEKFN, translated from the coding sequence ATGAAAAGCGTTCTGCAGGCGTTGATCTTCGCTCTGATTGCCGTGCTGGCCTTTTCGGTCGGCACGCCCGCGGCGGCGGACGATCTCAAGGAAATCACCCTCGGCATCATCCCCACCGAGTCCAGCGCTTCCGCCATGACGGGCTTTGAGCCCTTCCGGGCCGATATGGAAAAGGCCCTGGGCATTCCGGTCAAGCTCTTCATGGCGCCGGATTACGCCGGCGTGATCGAGGCCATGCGCTTCAACAAGGTCCAGATCGCCTGGTTTGGCAACAAATCCGCCATCGAGGCCGTCAACCGCGCCGACGGCGAGGTGTTCGTGCAGACCGTGGACGTCACCGGCAACCCGGGCTACTGGTCGCTCATCGTGGTCCACAAGGACAGCCCCTTCCAGACCATCGAAGACATCATCCGCGACGGAAAGAACCTGACCTTCGGCAATGGCGACCCCAACAGCACATCCGGCTATCTCATTCCCACTTACTATATCTGGGGCCAGCACGGCATCGATCCGGCCAAGCACTTCAAGCTGGTGCGCAACGCCAACCATGAAACCAACCTGATGGCGGTGGCCAACAAGCAGGTGGACTTCGCCACCAACAATACCGAAAATTGGGACAAGTTCGCCAAGGCCCACCCCGACATGATCAAGAACGTGCGCATCATCTGGAAAAGCCCGCTGATTCCCAGCGATCCCATGGTGTGGCGCAAGGACCTCTCCAAAGAGTGGAAGAGCCGGATCAAGGGCTTTTTCCTGGCTTACGGCCGCATCGGCGCCGAGAAAGACAAGCAGCTGGCGGTGCTCAAGGGGATGAGCTCCGGGTGGGCCCCCTTCCCGGACTCCTCCAACCATCAGCTGCTGCCGATCATGGAGATTAACTTTGCCAAGGACAAGATGAAAATCCAGAACAGCGACGCCATGGCCGCCGAGGCGAAGACCCAGAAAATGGCCGAAATCGACCAGCACCTGGCGGAGATCCAGTCCTACAGCAAGCTCGTCGAGAAGTTCAATTAA
- the phnE gene encoding phosphonate ABC transporter, permease protein PhnE, giving the protein MTTASHPLEIPEITLGRKLLRLLGWLAFAALLMWAWQGAEMRPLDLVTYRGNMAAYLAGFLSPDFTEWRQYLHHTIVTIQIAVWGSLLAVAVAVPLGLLSAANVAPLWVHQPVRRLMDACRSINEMIFAMLFISAVGLGPFAGVLALFMHTLGTLAKLFSEAVEAIDPQPVEGIRATGASKLQEIAYGIIPQVVPLWISYSLYRFESNVRSASVVGMVGAGGIGMLLWDAIRSFNYAATAAMLIILVVVVSLLDLGSAYVRKKFI; this is encoded by the coding sequence ATGACCACTGCCAGTCACCCGTTGGAGATCCCGGAAATCACGCTGGGCCGCAAGCTGCTGCGTCTGCTGGGTTGGCTGGCCTTCGCAGCCCTGCTGATGTGGGCCTGGCAGGGGGCCGAAATGCGGCCGCTGGATCTGGTGACCTACCGCGGCAACATGGCCGCCTACCTGGCCGGGTTCCTGTCGCCGGATTTTACCGAATGGCGCCAGTACCTGCACCACACCATCGTGACAATTCAGATCGCCGTTTGGGGCAGTCTGCTGGCGGTGGCGGTCGCCGTGCCCTTGGGGCTGCTTTCGGCCGCCAACGTGGCCCCGCTGTGGGTGCACCAGCCGGTGCGGCGCTTGATGGATGCCTGCCGTTCGATCAACGAGATGATCTTTGCCATGCTCTTCATCAGCGCGGTCGGCCTTGGGCCCTTTGCCGGTGTGCTGGCTCTGTTCATGCACACCCTGGGCACGCTGGCCAAACTCTTCTCTGAAGCGGTGGAGGCCATCGACCCCCAGCCGGTTGAGGGCATCCGGGCCACCGGCGCCAGCAAGTTGCAGGAGATCGCTTACGGGATCATTCCCCAGGTGGTGCCGCTGTGGATTTCCTACTCCCTCTATCGTTTCGAATCCAACGTCCGCTCGGCCAGCGTCGTCGGCATGGTGGGCGCCGGCGGGATCGGCATGCTGCTGTGGGACGCCATTCGCAGCTTCAATTACGCGGCCACCGCCGCCATGCTCATCATTTTGGTGGTGGTGGTGAGCCTGCTGGATCTCGGGTCGGCCTATGTGCGCAAAAAATTCATCTGA
- a CDS encoding GNAT family N-acetyltransferase has product MCAKNSSETALKTPLSPSSASQPAIRPATLADAHEIAALLGELDYPSPAGRVRLRLEAILDRDDYRVLVAEGDRGLAGVISVCWGLCLEQDGRWGQILALVVTAPERGKGLGARLLAHAEAWLRAAPVARIIVTSSQRRTAAHRFYQNRGYRADGQRFVKTPGEAGGVPLQMDNSGLSAARISGAPARTRH; this is encoded by the coding sequence ATGTGCGCAAAAAATTCATCTGAAACCGCTTTAAAAACGCCCCTTTCGCCGTCTTCCGCTTCCCAACCCGCCATCCGCCCGGCCACCCTTGCCGATGCCCATGAAATCGCGGCGCTCCTCGGCGAGCTGGACTACCCCAGCCCCGCCGGCCGCGTCCGCCTGCGGCTGGAGGCCATTTTGGACCGCGATGACTACCGGGTCCTGGTGGCCGAAGGTGATCGTGGCCTGGCGGGTGTGATCAGCGTCTGTTGGGGGCTTTGTCTGGAACAGGACGGTCGCTGGGGGCAGATCCTGGCCCTGGTGGTGACCGCGCCGGAACGCGGCAAAGGGCTCGGCGCGCGGCTGCTCGCCCATGCCGAGGCCTGGCTGCGCGCGGCGCCGGTGGCGCGGATCATCGTCACCAGCAGCCAGCGGCGCACGGCGGCACATCGTTTCTATCAAAACCGCGGCTACCGCGCCGACGGCCAGCGCTTCGTCAAGACTCCAGGGGAGGCCGGCGGCGTCCCGCTTCAGATGGACAACAGCGGCCTCAGCGCGGCCAGGATTTCCGGTGCGCCGGCCAGGACCCGCCACTGA
- the phnM gene encoding phosphonate metabolism protein PhnM encodes MMRNKTATPDTIIRNVRVVTPGEVLPGATVVVSRGIIDDITTRPSPAAAAVDIDGQGRLLLPGFIDIHSDVIENAIQPRPGGRFPVDVALHELDRQLVACGVTAIFHCLCFLSSDEQPTFRNAEMTDFLVHHLQDLKREFRARTYVHARYEITNAEGLPHLKRLIRQGLIHLFSLMDHTPGQGQFSDVAHFRAYYAKARGLSAEHVDRLIARRLNASRRIDWPGLELLAGLCRENGIRMASHDDDSSHKVDAVGRLGVTLAEFPVNLEAARAARAHGMLISLGSPNVLRGASLTGNLSGREAIGAGLGDILCSDYAPMSLLHAALQLHREKILDLPAAVRMISLNPARAAGLDHLTGAIETGKAADLVIVEDHGRVAEVVRTFVAGREVFGVGK; translated from the coding sequence ATGATGCGCAACAAGACCGCCACCCCGGACACGATCATCCGCAACGTCCGGGTCGTCACGCCCGGCGAGGTCCTGCCCGGGGCCACCGTCGTAGTGTCCCGGGGCATCATCGACGACATCACCACCCGACCCAGTCCGGCGGCCGCCGCGGTGGATATCGACGGCCAGGGCCGCCTGCTGCTGCCGGGTTTCATCGACATCCACAGCGACGTCATCGAAAACGCCATCCAGCCCCGGCCGGGCGGCCGCTTTCCCGTCGACGTCGCCCTCCACGAGTTGGACAGGCAGCTGGTGGCCTGCGGGGTGACGGCCATTTTCCACTGCCTCTGCTTTCTGAGCAGCGATGAACAGCCCACCTTCCGCAATGCGGAAATGACCGATTTTCTAGTCCACCACCTGCAGGATCTGAAAAGAGAATTCCGCGCGCGGACCTACGTCCATGCACGCTACGAGATCACCAACGCCGAAGGCTTGCCCCATTTGAAGCGACTCATCCGCCAGGGCTTGATCCACCTCTTCTCCCTCATGGACCACACCCCCGGCCAGGGCCAGTTCTCCGATGTGGCGCATTTTCGGGCCTACTACGCCAAGGCCCGCGGCCTGTCGGCCGAGCACGTGGATCGGCTCATCGCGCGCCGCTTGAACGCCAGTCGCCGCATCGATTGGCCCGGCCTGGAGCTGCTGGCCGGACTCTGCCGGGAAAACGGCATCCGCATGGCCAGCCATGACGACGATTCCAGTCACAAGGTGGACGCCGTCGGCCGACTGGGGGTCACGCTGGCGGAGTTTCCGGTCAACCTGGAGGCCGCCCGGGCAGCCCGCGCCCACGGCATGCTGATCTCCCTGGGCTCTCCCAACGTCCTGCGCGGTGCTTCGCTGACCGGCAACCTTTCCGGGCGCGAGGCCATCGGCGCCGGGCTGGGGGACATCCTGTGCTCGGACTACGCCCCCATGTCCCTGCTGCACGCCGCCCTTCAACTCCACCGCGAAAAGATCCTCGATCTGCCCGCGGCCGTGCGCATGATCTCCCTCAACCCGGCCCGCGCCGCAGGCCTGGACCACCTGACCGGCGCCATCGAAACCGGCAAAGCCGCCGATCTGGTCATCGTCGAGGACCACGGCCGCGTGGCCGAGGTGGTCCGCACCTTCGTGGCCGGCCGCGAGGTCTTCGGCGTCGGCAAATAA
- the phnL gene encoding phosphonate C-P lyase system protein PhnL, translating into MLNVANLEKRFVSHALNGKEIIGFRRVSFSVSAGNAMGLAGPSGYGKSSVLKCIYRTYRACSGSIAYESEAFGPVCLTDLPENQVLTLRRGEMGYVTQFLSVLPRVPARDVVAEPLVNAGVPRAEARKQAGALLARLKIDARLHDAYPATFSGGEKQRVNLARAVIRPPRLLLLDEPTASLDPEAMRVVLELLMEMKHQGTTMIAIFHDRSIMNRLMDAVYAMPAKEPHV; encoded by the coding sequence ATGCTGAACGTCGCAAACCTGGAAAAACGATTCGTATCCCATGCCCTCAACGGCAAAGAGATCATCGGCTTCCGGCGCGTTTCATTTTCGGTGTCGGCCGGCAACGCCATGGGCCTTGCCGGCCCCAGCGGATACGGCAAAAGTTCGGTGCTCAAGTGCATCTACCGCACCTACCGGGCCTGTTCAGGAAGCATCGCCTACGAATCCGAAGCCTTTGGGCCCGTTTGTCTCACCGACCTGCCTGAGAACCAGGTACTGACCCTGCGGCGCGGGGAGATGGGCTACGTGACCCAGTTTCTCTCGGTGCTGCCGCGGGTTCCGGCGCGCGACGTGGTGGCCGAGCCCCTGGTGAATGCCGGGGTGCCCCGGGCCGAGGCCCGCAAGCAGGCCGGCGCGCTCCTGGCGCGGCTCAAGATCGACGCCCGCCTGCACGATGCCTATCCGGCCACCTTCAGCGGCGGGGAGAAGCAGCGGGTCAACCTGGCCAGGGCCGTTATCCGCCCGCCGCGTCTGCTGCTGCTGGACGAGCCGACGGCCTCCCTGGATCCCGAGGCCATGCGGGTCGTGCTGGAGCTGCTGATGGAGATGAAGCACCAAGGCACCACCATGATCGCCATCTTCCATGACCGATCCATTATGAACCGCCTGATGGACGCGGTTTATGCCATGCCGGCGAAGGAGCCCCACGTATGA
- a CDS encoding ATP-binding cassette domain-containing protein, with the protein MKPVLQVRHLTKRYGPGCPACLDLTGAVRGVNQCPRCRSVLACREVSFDLYPNEVLGIVGESGSGKSTVVRLLHFDFEPTGGRFHLNLNGNPIPGGELQIDPAQNLFALSAFHRRRIRNERMGIVYQNARMGLRLKVSAGGNIAERLLMAGWRHVGKMQRRAANLLAQTEVPVARMNEPPRNFSGGMQQRVQIAKALATRPALLLLDEVTTGLDVSVQARVLDLVRSLQQELGVATIVVSHDLGVIRLLTSRTLVMRFGTIVESGLSDQILEDPQHPYTQLLVNSAL; encoded by the coding sequence GTGAAGCCGGTTCTCCAGGTCCGCCATCTGACCAAACGCTACGGCCCGGGATGCCCTGCGTGCCTGGATCTCACCGGGGCTGTGCGGGGGGTCAACCAATGCCCCCGCTGCCGATCGGTCCTGGCCTGCCGGGAGGTCTCCTTCGACCTCTACCCTAACGAAGTGCTGGGCATCGTCGGCGAAAGCGGCTCCGGCAAAAGCACCGTGGTGCGCCTGCTGCATTTCGATTTCGAACCCACCGGAGGACGATTTCATTTGAACCTGAACGGGAATCCGATTCCCGGTGGCGAATTGCAAATCGACCCCGCCCAAAACCTCTTTGCCCTCAGCGCCTTCCACCGGCGACGGATCCGCAACGAGCGCATGGGCATCGTTTACCAGAATGCCCGCATGGGCCTGCGCCTGAAGGTCAGCGCCGGCGGCAACATTGCCGAGCGGCTGCTGATGGCCGGCTGGCGCCATGTGGGGAAAATGCAGCGGCGGGCCGCCAACCTGCTGGCCCAAACCGAGGTGCCGGTGGCGCGAATGAACGAACCGCCGCGGAATTTTTCCGGCGGCATGCAGCAGCGGGTGCAAATCGCCAAGGCCCTCGCCACCCGTCCGGCGCTGCTGCTGCTGGACGAGGTGACCACCGGCCTGGACGTTTCGGTCCAGGCCCGGGTGCTGGACCTGGTCCGGTCGCTGCAGCAGGAGCTGGGGGTGGCCACCATCGTGGTCTCCCACGACCTCGGGGTGATCCGTCTACTGACCAGCCGCACCCTGGTGATGCGCTTCGGCACCATCGTAGAGTCCGGCCTGTCGGACCAGATCCTCGAAGACCCCCAGCACCCGTACACCCAGTTGCTGGTGAATTCGGCGCTCTGA
- a CDS encoding alpha-D-ribose 1-methylphosphonate 5-phosphate C-P-lyase PhnJ, whose product MPPPADWRDRLPTEGDRYAYGFLDEGAKREIRRKLLKAVAIPGCQVAFGSREMPIARGWGTGGLQLTLALIGPQDVLKVIDQGADDSVNAVNIKRFVKRVTDAALTTDTAAATLIQTRHRIPEEPLRPHQVLVFQVPIPEPLRLVEPSERTTRRMHAEADYSRMWLYLYEDIVKFKAITVGARYPVMVNRRHLMDPSPIPRWDVPKLNRGEALLLFCAGREKRIYAVPPHTRVEPLAFEDFAFRVEAFDGRRCERCGAATTFLDEVVDDKTGRRVYSCSDTAFCDKIRRRGDRETPSPEEKRG is encoded by the coding sequence ATGCCGCCGCCGGCCGACTGGCGCGATCGCCTGCCCACCGAGGGCGACCGGTATGCGTACGGCTTTCTGGACGAGGGCGCCAAACGCGAAATCCGGCGCAAGCTGCTCAAGGCCGTGGCCATCCCCGGTTGCCAAGTGGCTTTCGGCTCGCGCGAAATGCCCATCGCCCGCGGCTGGGGAACCGGCGGTCTGCAGTTGACGCTGGCGCTCATCGGCCCGCAGGATGTGCTCAAGGTCATTGATCAGGGGGCCGACGACAGCGTCAACGCCGTCAACATCAAAAGGTTTGTCAAGCGCGTGACTGACGCGGCCCTGACCACCGACACCGCCGCCGCCACGCTGATCCAGACCCGCCACCGGATTCCCGAGGAGCCCCTCCGCCCCCACCAGGTGCTGGTCTTTCAGGTGCCCATCCCGGAGCCCCTGCGCCTGGTGGAGCCGTCGGAACGCACAACCCGGCGGATGCATGCCGAGGCCGATTACAGCCGCATGTGGCTCTACCTCTACGAAGACATCGTGAAATTCAAGGCGATCACCGTGGGCGCGCGCTACCCGGTGATGGTCAACCGGCGCCACCTCATGGACCCCAGCCCCATTCCGCGCTGGGATGTGCCCAAGCTGAACCGGGGCGAAGCGCTGCTGCTCTTCTGCGCCGGCCGGGAAAAGCGGATTTACGCCGTCCCCCCCCACACCCGGGTGGAACCCTTGGCCTTCGAGGACTTCGCTTTTCGGGTCGAGGCCTTTGACGGCCGGCGCTGCGAGCGCTGCGGTGCCGCCACAACCTTTCTGGACGAGGTGGTCGACGATAAGACAGGCCGGCGCGTCTATAGCTGCTCGGACACCGCCTTTTGCGACAAGATTCGCCGCAGGGGGGACCGGGAAACCCCGTCGCCGGAGGAGAAAAGAGGGTGA
- a CDS encoding carbon-phosphorus lyase complex subunit PhnI, translated as MGYVAVRGGAAAIENAAQFSLVRRAGGDSNLLEPAQIRDQLHFAVDRVMGEGSLYAPDLAALAFKQAAGDTLEAAFILRAYRTTLPRLGYAEPIATDAMRLIRRISAAFKDIPGGQLLGPTSDYTLRLLDFDLQAESSARTREAVAQLLKDTAPLAPLPERFPKVVEMLRREGLLAPRPASSGKEEPLVDITRQALTFPAARSAQLQSLARGETGGMLALAYSNMRGYGSVHPVIGELRVGYLPVPYKNPVSGVVETIGEILVTEAEVISRIADDGGPAVFSLGYGLCFGHNETKAIAMAVLDRAIAAPEPAAPSEDQEFVLTHVDGIESMGFCNHYKLPHYVTFQSELDRLRNIQAEETSARDPLS; from the coding sequence ATGGGGTATGTGGCCGTCAGAGGCGGGGCCGCCGCCATCGAAAATGCCGCGCAATTCAGCCTGGTGCGTCGCGCCGGCGGGGATTCCAATCTGCTGGAGCCGGCCCAGATCCGCGATCAGCTCCATTTTGCGGTGGACCGGGTGATGGGCGAGGGGTCGCTTTACGCGCCGGATCTGGCGGCCCTGGCCTTCAAGCAGGCGGCCGGCGACACCTTGGAGGCCGCCTTCATCCTGCGCGCCTACCGCACCACCCTCCCCCGCCTGGGGTATGCCGAGCCCATCGCCACCGACGCCATGCGCCTGATCCGACGCATTTCCGCGGCCTTCAAGGATATCCCCGGCGGGCAGCTCCTCGGCCCGACCTCGGACTACACCCTGCGGCTGCTGGATTTCGATTTGCAGGCGGAATCGTCGGCCCGCACGCGAGAGGCGGTTGCGCAGCTTTTAAAAGACACCGCGCCGCTAGCGCCGCTTCCCGAGCGCTTTCCCAAGGTGGTCGAGATGCTGCGGCGCGAGGGCCTGCTGGCACCCCGCCCGGCGTCTTCCGGGAAGGAGGAGCCGCTGGTGGATATCACCCGCCAGGCCCTCACCTTCCCGGCTGCGCGCAGCGCCCAGCTGCAAAGCCTTGCGCGGGGCGAAACCGGCGGCATGCTGGCACTGGCCTACTCCAACATGCGCGGCTACGGGTCGGTCCACCCGGTGATCGGTGAGCTGCGGGTGGGGTACCTGCCGGTGCCCTACAAAAACCCCGTCAGCGGCGTGGTGGAGACCATCGGCGAAATTCTGGTGACCGAGGCCGAGGTCATCTCACGCATCGCCGATGACGGCGGGCCGGCGGTCTTCAGTCTCGGCTACGGATTGTGTTTCGGCCACAACGAAACCAAAGCCATCGCCATGGCCGTCCTGGACCGGGCCATCGCCGCCCCGGAGCCGGCAGCGCCGTCCGAAGACCAGGAGTTTGTGCTGACCCATGTGGACGGCATCGAGTCCATGGGCTTCTGCAATCACTACAAACTGCCCCATTACGTCACCTTTCAGTCGGAACTCGATCGGCTGCGAAACATTCAGGCCGAAGAGACATCGGCCCGGGACCCCCTTTCATGA
- the phnH gene encoding phosphonate C-P lyase system protein PhnH, which produces MDAEILKNQQNFRILLEAMSRPGRLVRLGGIEAAAPFAAILAVGGCLLDHEVSLCVIGGGNARALQAALVGATQGRPEVPEKADYLFIAGSRGQEAAARAKHGRLEAPEEGATLVYCLAGGAADASQRLQVRLRGPGIARPDGIPPEMPGVPPAEFQALMTVNADYPLGVDAFFVRPGGELMGLPRSTRIQVG; this is translated from the coding sequence ATGGATGCCGAGATCTTAAAAAACCAGCAGAACTTCCGCATCCTGCTGGAGGCCATGAGCCGGCCGGGCCGTCTGGTCCGGTTGGGCGGCATCGAGGCCGCCGCGCCTTTCGCCGCGATCCTGGCCGTGGGGGGCTGTCTGCTGGACCATGAGGTGAGCCTTTGCGTGATCGGCGGCGGCAACGCCCGGGCCCTCCAGGCGGCCCTGGTGGGGGCCACCCAGGGGCGCCCCGAGGTGCCGGAAAAGGCGGACTACCTTTTTATCGCCGGGTCCCGCGGTCAAGAGGCGGCGGCGCGCGCCAAACATGGCCGGCTGGAAGCCCCCGAGGAGGGCGCGACCCTGGTCTACTGTCTGGCTGGCGGGGCGGCGGACGCTTCGCAACGCCTGCAGGTGCGGCTCCGGGGGCCGGGCATCGCCCGGCCCGACGGCATCCCGCCGGAGATGCCCGGAGTCCCGCCGGCCGAGTTCCAGGCGCTGATGACCGTCAACGCCGACTACCCCCTGGGCGTCGATGCCTTTTTTGTGCGACCGGGCGGTGAGTTGATGGGGCTGCCGCGTTCAACGCGCATTCAGGTGGGGTGA
- the phnG gene encoding phosphonate C-P lyase system protein PhnG: MPEAAGDLKTRLLRVISAAETGQVEALLDRLWASGRFRIRRAPHTGLLMASARDPFDTSFHLGEVLVSEAQVVCDGQVGCGVICGEEPQRALLLAAVEAAAQAGGASMREWICDLVERLEKTKGQREARMSRLAAATRVRFTSMKKETVDFGSLGDPPEKRP; encoded by the coding sequence ATGCCCGAAGCCGCCGGGGACCTCAAAACGCGCCTGCTCAGGGTGATCTCCGCGGCCGAGACGGGCCAGGTGGAGGCGCTCCTCGACCGGCTCTGGGCTTCGGGGCGCTTCCGCATCCGGCGCGCGCCGCACACCGGCCTGCTGATGGCCAGCGCACGCGACCCGTTCGACACGTCCTTCCATCTGGGGGAAGTGCTGGTCAGCGAAGCCCAGGTGGTTTGCGACGGGCAGGTGGGCTGCGGCGTGATCTGCGGTGAGGAACCACAGCGCGCCCTGCTGCTGGCGGCGGTTGAGGCCGCCGCGCAGGCAGGCGGGGCATCGATGCGTGAATGGATCTGCGATCTGGTCGAACGCCTGGAGAAAACCAAGGGCCAGCGGGAGGCGCGGATGTCCCGGCTGGCCGCCGCCACCCGGGTGCGCTTCACGTCCATGAAAAAAGAGACCGTGGACTTTGGCTCCCTGGGAGACCCGCCGGAGAAGCGGCCTTGA